Below is a genomic region from Methanolobus sediminis.
TTTCTTTAGCGAAGTAATAGTCTCTGAGGACACATTGCCTCTTGAACCGCCTCCGGAAACATAGTGCCTTGCAATAATATTGTTCTTACCTGTATGGGGTACCATGCCCCTGTTCCCATCACCAAAAATTATCTTACCGTTTGCCCGATCCAGAACATAATGCCTGCTTAAGGGACCGGATAATGTGAAGTTGTTTACTTCCACCCATGAGACCCATACTTCTTTTATTTCCCCATATTCCTCTACCACCCTCAAACCATCTAAACCTACTTCAGACTCTATGACCTTTAATTCACCTTTAGAAGGAATATTTGATTCTTTTACCTCAACAAGCTGACCTTCAAGCACTGGCCTGTTAGAAAAATTAAATGTCAGATCAGGTTCACCATTTCCAGAACCAAGTATTTCATTTCTTGAAGTTGTATTGTTCAAAGCCCAAACCGTATTTGGGAAAATACCATTTAATACAGAGCAGGAAAGCCACTTTCCATCTTTGCTCTCCACCCTGATCCAGTACAGTTCCTTTCCGAACTGTGATGTGGGTTTAATGTCTGAAGGAGCGGAAAAAGATACGATTCCGGCTGTTCTGAAAGAATCAGATCCATCTTCCACACTGAATTCTTTCCATGAGATGCCATTGTAATATTTCCATACAAGACCGGTCGCTTCGTCATTATCGTTAAAATTATCCTGATAATCGGATTGTTTGATTCTTACTGGCTCTTCACCGTAGAGCTTATCCTTAACTGCGCAAAAAAGAGTTACTGGCAGTCCTGCAATATCCTCTTCAAAACCAAGGTAAAAAACTGGTAATTTTTCCTGACATGTTTCATATATCTTCCCCGGCTCTTCAGGAGCCAGGTCTCTGTATTGAAAATTATTGAATGACCTGAGCTTTCCAATCCCTACCCCCTCGTAGCTATATGAAATATTAATAGACTGTATGAACGGAGGATTAAAAACAGTTGACTTATCCTGAGAGAATAGATCAGTTTCATCAAGACTATCCCTTATTTTGTGTGTTGATCTTTTCAATGTAGTGTATAGTGATCCAAAACCATGATCTTCTTCAGATTTGACTCTTCCATCAGTCTCATATAACTTTTCAGATATGACCCTCATCCTGATCCACTTGTTCAACTGCCCGTTAATTTCGATAGGTGGTATGGAAGGACAGGTTTCAATGAATACCTGACCGGATCTTGTAAAAGCTTCAGTATTGTCAATAACAGTTAATGGCTCCCAGCCATTTCCATTCCAGTATTCCCATTGGAGTACCAAATTTTTATTTTCATTCTTTGCTTCATCATATTCAAGTTCAACATCGAATGTTATTGTAGCTCCTTTTTTTGAAAATACCTCTTCTGATCCAATGTACAATGTATCCCTTTTTTTAGGTACTTCTCCAAAAGGATAAAATCCTTTTTTCATATCAAGCGGGACCACATTGAAAAATGCTGCATCAGGTGTTATATTTTCAACTGTCAGATCCATGGATATATTCGATATCGCAGGCAGATCTGTTCCATCAACTATTTTAGTATCATGCGGTTTGACATGTAACCAGAAGCTTTCTATTCCATCTATTGATGAGCTTTCAAATTTTTGAATACTTTGAATGTCACGAGTTTTATCATTAAAAATGATATCAAGTTTTTTTGCATCCTGACTAGATGTGATTTCAGGATTTTCAATCAGATTATTGTTGCCATCATACCACAGGTCAAAATACTCTTTAAAAAGATTCTTCCCTTCTAAGTGGAACTTCAATTCAGATGGCAGGTTTTGCATGTGCAGCAGGATGTCATCACCCATATAGAAAACATGATCAAGAGGTTTTTCATCAGCATCTCCTCCAAATATACAGATCTTTTCTTTTTCACCTGATACAACTTTTGAGTGATCAGTGTATTTATCCTCCCAGCTATTCAAAGAAAAAACAGCATTCAATTTTGCAGGAACCACGCTCAATCCCTGTGTTGTTTCAAATACCACTTCACTGTCTTCCGATGATACTACCTGAGTACCACGGGGAACAAAACTACCTGAAGAGCCCTCTGCAAGGTAGAATGTTAACGGAACTTTTGAAGGCTTTGCAGACAGGAGGTTCACTCCCATAAAATCAAAAAATGCAAGACGATGCTTGTCTGGTATTTTGTTAAACTGGGTTATGAGATTTTCAGCCATATCTGAAAAAAGCCTGAGTATTACCAGACCGGGGTCATCCGGATCAAAATAACCTCTTTTTTGTGGAATAGCTAATTCCGGACAGTAATGTCTTGCAAGCCTTAATGACTGCTCATAAATATCCTCCGAAGTCCTGGTGTCAAGAACAGGAGTTTTAGCAGCCATTTATTCACTCCCAACATAAAATGGATACACAAGATTGTACCTTGTGTTCGATGAAATAATCCTGTACTCAATGCTGATATTCAACCTGTTAAGTTCCTGCTCATCATTATTTGCATCAACCTTGATGAGTTCTATTCTGGGTTCCCATTTTTTCAAAGCTTCTTCAACGTGAAATATTGCAAAGGAAGCAGTGGATGTATCATTTACAGAGAATGCCAGGTCATGTATCCTGCATCCAAAATCAGGTCTCATGACTCTTTCACCTATTGATGTACCAAGGATCAATAGTATCGATTCCCTGATAGAATCCTCATACTTAGACCAGGTAATTTTTCCGTTTTCAGTTTTCAATGGAAAACTCACGCCAACACCAAGAAAATCCGCATCCATTTTCTTCACCCTATAAACACGTTACCTGTTGCAACCACTGTTCCTATCGGCATGTCGGAAGGATCGTTACATGTTATTGCCGTATCCCCATTCCTTGCTGCCGGTTTCCCATTTATTCTCACAGTTGCACTTCCCATGTTTATTGTCGCTTTATTTGAGGGAGATTTCTGAAAAGGCCCTCCCTGTGGAACGTGATAAGGAGTGTTCGTAGCCGTCGAATCAACTGTTGCAGCAGGCATTCCATCAATCTTTACATTCCCGCTGAGATTGCCATCTATTATGCCTGTAAACGCATGAGGAACTGGAACAGGAATTGGAGGACCAGGAGGTGCCTGTATCAAAACGATATGGATATCTGTTGCAATGACCTGATCTCCCTGTTTAGCCGCCGTCATTCCCATAATTAAACTCCCGATCAATGATCTGATCAATTGAGATCTATTGTAGCTCCTTTAACAGTCACTTTACCTGACGCTTTCAGGTTCATATCCGATGATGCTTCGATCTTTGTGGCTGCTGATGCTTTAATCTCAATATTTAGTGCATCGATAGCAATTTTCCCATTCGGTGCAGACATCTCAATATCCTTGTTTGACACTATGGATATTTTATTATCTTTTGTATCGATCGTGATCATATTTTTTTCAGTTTTATCTACGATCTCTATTTTTTCGTTGCCCTCTGTGTCATCTATTTTTATCACATGACCACTACGGGACTTCATCATCCTGATATTGTTCTTACCATTACTATTCGTTTCAGGAGGGATATCCTTCCCATTCCACAGCGATCCGATGATATATGGCACATTTATATTTCCCTGCTCAAAAACAACAAGAACTTCATCATCGATTTCCGGCAGGATAAAAATTCCTCTCTCTTTTCCAGCCATAAGTGATGCGACTCTCGCCCAGTTAGACTCATCATCATCGCTAAGCCACGGAAATTTTACCCTGATCCGTCCAAGTCCTTCAGGATCCTTGTTGTTTGTCACAATACCTATGACAACACCATAAATCCTTGAATCTGTGCTCTGATCATCAACCAGATCCAGTAAACTCATATCCCGCCCCTCCTGACCTTAAACGATGTTTTGTATCCACTATAATCAATTACATGAGATGTTGAAGTGACATAGTAAGTTCCGCTGAACCTGCCAATTCCTTTGATCTCAATGGTATTACCAGCTCTCAATTTTGGAATACCTGTACATTTTCCATCACCTGTTACGGACCCTACAAGATGTTTATTGTATCTTGCAACTGCAAGTTTTTCTGCATCAAAATTATCAACAGGATGCTCATCTACAATATATGATGAGAATTTACCAAATGCAGACTCAGTCATGTTTGTTCCGTTATTTTTGACATTCATCGTTGACATGGACCTTTCACTTTTTGATGTTGCAGATACCTGTTTTTTCTTAATGTAATCCCATCCCTGCACCACAATTTCATCACCTTCATATCTTGCACTCAAGTCTGCAGAAAACTCTTCCAGGTCAACTCTGTATTCAAGGACCAGGGATGCCGGATCACTCTCTTTTGGTGATCGGAAATGTAATGTCCTGTCATCAACAAAAAGCTCGTACCTGATGCGTTTTGCTCGTTGCAATATGAACTCAAGGTCGTTTTGGTTATTTTGATAAATATGCGGATGAACAGTTCCTGTATCTTCCACCTTTGCGCTAAGCCCCCATTCACCGGCAATCGAAGATGCAATGTCACTATCCTTTACATCAACAAATGTGCGCCTTTTTGTTCCAAAACGAAGCCTGTGCAACCTGTCATAACCTCTGATCTCAATTGTTGAGAAACTTTCACTAAAGGTTGGCTTAAGAGAGGTGACCTCACCTGCAATCATCAGGACCAGATCATCCATACCCATGTATAATTTGATCTCACTTCCCAGATGAAAATCTTTAAGGTCAACATGTTGCCAGCCCCCTTTTTCGAAATCGGATGTTGCCAGCTTAAGAATAAACATAGATGCTGTGTTGAGTTCTTCTTCGAATATCACACTTTCAACAGATGCCATAGATTTTGCTGAAAGCTCGTTGCCATCTACTTTGATCTTAAATATCGGTACTGTGGAAACTATATTTTCTGGCAATTTAAGCTCCTGATAAGGTTTAGTCTGGAATTATTATTATTTTGCCAATATCATCAGGACCCGGGAAATTCAGTGGATCGTCAATATCATTCAACTCAGCGATCTTACGCCACAATAGTGGATCCTTAAGTTCTTCTGCTGCTATGATGTCAAGCCTTTCTCCCTGTTTGACCTGTCTGACCTTTCTGCATGCTTCAACACCTTTGAGCTTTAACGCATCCTGTGCATTCACAACCGACCTCATTACAACGGTCAACTTCGCACGAACAGGAATTCCAGTTGACATGAACATTGTGAAATTTTGAGAAACTGATTCCACAACTCCTTTAAAATTAAATTTACCCCAGCTGAACAAGCATACAGGCGGCTTTTTTGTTTCTTTTCCCTCAGCAGTTGGAACAGCAAGTTCCATGATTCTTTTTGTTCCGGCAACTTTTCTGACCCTACCGGAAATTGAAACTTCATTATCTTCTCTTACATCAGCACGGATCTCATATGTATCAAAAAATAAATTGAGTGTCAAAGTGCCAAAAGTTGTTTTTGTGAACTCAGGCATCATACCCCTGTCACCCACCCATGTTGCATTTATGGTGCTTGTATAATCAGTCGGGTTGAACATTACCTCTATGGTCTTGTCCTTAACAACACCCTTACCCTGATCATCCAGGATGTATATTTTGGCTTTTTCCATTACCTGAGACCTCTCCGTTCTTTTTCAATTGAAAGTTTAGATTCAAGAAGTTTGTAGACCCTATCGGCAATGATAGTGATATTATCAATATTCTCAACACTGTTTAGTGACTTGACATTTTTCTCAACAACAGCTGCCTTTTCTGAATCTGTTTTGTCTATTCCGGTTGTGATGGCATCAGATTTTACCTTATTGTCAGGCTCTTCGTCTGAATTTTGAACAGCAGATTTTCTTAGAACCAGATCAGAAGGTATTCTGGAAATGTTACTTGATGAAAGATCAAATGGCACATTAATATCTGTTTGCGCATTCCTTGCATGATGTAAAGAGAGATCACCCTGATTGGATAACAGGTTGGGACTAGTTGGAACTTCACCATCCTCAGCCTCCATATCCGCTATCCTCAATCTTGCAATATGTTTATTAGAAACAGACCTGTTTGCAATATTCTTTTTTTCAGTCATCAAATACCGTTCTTCTGTTCGCCTGCTAAAATTCTCATATTTTTCATACACAAGTTCATTTCGTTTTTGAACACGTGCCACTAAGGTATCAATTTTTAAAACAGCCTCATCCGCATGAGTGGAGGAATGCAAAATGATGTCTTTGGCTTTTGTATTTTCATCCACTTTCACTCCTGCAAGCACCTGCTTGGTGTATTCATCAAAGGAAGAAATATCAGGTGTCTTTAGATGCTGTAATTTTAACAAATCACCAGTATTTTCGAGCTGTATTTTGTCTGATTGTGTTTTGAGAAAGATACTTTTCTTGCTCAGGTTGTTTGAAAGAATTAATGGATTTTTCATTTTTTCTCTTTGAGATAGTGTCTTTTCAGATAGTGTTCTCACGAGTTCCATTGTTTCCTGGGTCTTTACTGATACAGGCTCAAAAATAAGATTCGGAGTTTGCCGGTCAACTAGCTTCAAGTATCTCATCAAGCGTGGAGTTACAGGGTGCTTTTTATCTTCCCCTGAACCTGTTTGTATATTCATCTGCTGTTCTAACACATTTTTTCCAGATGATAATTGATTTTTAAACTCAGACTCATGGGTAACTACATTTTGTGCTGGCCAACTTGTTAAATGCAAATTCAGATATTGAATTATGCTGGTACTTAATATTTTTTTAATAATATCTTGATTAATGTTTGTTAATTTGATTGTACCATCGACTGTTTCCAGTAACCTTAAAAATATTAACGACGGAAAATTACCTTGTTTTGTGCCAATAGAATATCGCTGGATAATCTGGTTAAAAAGATCAGGTTCATTAACTTTCATTGACGAAATTGTACTTACAGGCAACACTGTTGGTAGCTTCTTTTGCAATATACTGCAATCTGTATGTAATTGTTCATTCATGCTACCACATCAATTAAGTGGAAAATTAGTTATGGAATTCTTTTGAGTCCGTGATGAGCCAGGGTCAGAGTCTCAGTTGCAATGGTACCGGTTATAGCATTGAGTGATGGGCCATTCAGTTTTATCGGATAAGCATCAACAAAGCTCCATGTTACCAGAGGAGAACCATCCTGATCACAAAGAAAGATCAAACCGTCTTTCCTTTTGACCTTTCCATTTATGGCATCATCATACCATCTCCAGATCAGATCATGATCAGTGATCCCGCGCTTTAGAGTTATGTTGGAATATTTTGTACCTTTAGGGAGCTTATATTCAATGCCATTAGCTCCCCCTTCTCTTATAGTTTCAACTTCCGTTTCGATATCCAGACCGGAGACCTCAGTAAATCCAGCTGCAGTAAGTCCTTCGATCTCTACAATAAAATTATAGGCACTATAAGGATCGACTCGCTTTTTTCCAGATAATAAATTTGATTTGGGCAAAGTTTCCTCCAGGTCTAATTTTGTCCTTACATATCCAGAATACTCTTTTCATTAGAATTCGAATTGAGATTCTTGTTTATCTTACTGACCTCTTTACACCAGAGTTGCCTGTCCCTATGTTCCATGTTCATGATGGTTTCATGGTCCCAGTGGAAATAGTAAGCCAGGAATGCTACCTCCTCAAGCAATTGATTGAGGGGGTAGCTTAGCATTTCCCCTGATCATTCACCTCGACGTCAAACATGTGTTCACATTTGGGACAAACTGTTTTTATCACGTCTGATCCGTTTTCGTTGATCCGCTGGTAAAGTTCCTGCAGATAGGCCATATCGGCTATGAACAAATTTTCAATATTCCGTGTATTGATAGAATGCAGAGTGCCCAGCTTTGTGATTACACGGGATAGCAAGATTACACTCAAGTAAGCCGGATTTGACTGTACTCTTGGATCCTTTAAAGGTAAGATCTCATCTGCTGCAGTTGCAAGACGCATGATCCCATCCTTGTGCAGGTTGCCATCTTCATCAACATACCCTTGTGGAAGTGTGAACTCAAATTCTGTCTGAAACGTCATTGTACCCTGTCCATTCCCTCATGAGCGATCTCGATCGTTTCAATAGCTACATCATTTCCCATGGCGTTTAGGTCAGGAGCATTATACTTAACAGGCCATGCTTCCCTGAACTCCCAGCGAGCTGCCGGATTTCCTCCTTCATCCAGAAGAAGAACAGCAATATTTTTTCTCGCCTCGGCAGTCTTTCCCTGA
It encodes:
- a CDS encoding CIS tube protein; translated protein: MEKAKIYILDDQGKGVVKDKTIEVMFNPTDYTSTINATWVGDRGMMPEFTKTTFGTLTLNLFFDTYEIRADVREDNEVSISGRVRKVAGTKRIMELAVPTAEGKETKKPPVCLFSWGKFNFKGVVESVSQNFTMFMSTGIPVRAKLTVVMRSVVNAQDALKLKGVEACRKVRQVKQGERLDIIAAEELKDPLLWRKIAELNDIDDPLNFPGPDDIGKIIIIPD
- a CDS encoding phage baseplate assembly protein V — protein: MSLLDLVDDQSTDSRIYGVVIGIVTNNKDPEGLGRIRVKFPWLSDDDESNWARVASLMAGKERGIFILPEIDDEVLVVFEQGNINVPYIIGSLWNGKDIPPETNSNGKNNIRMMKSRSGHVIKIDDTEGNEKIEIVDKTEKNMITIDTKDNKISIVSNKDIEMSAPNGKIAIDALNIEIKASAATKIEASSDMNLKASGKVTVKGATIDLN
- a CDS encoding GPW/gp25 family protein, which gives rise to MDADFLGVGVSFPLKTENGKITWSKYEDSIRESILLILGTSIGERVMRPDFGCRIHDLAFSVNDTSTASFAIFHVEEALKKWEPRIELIKVDANNDEQELNRLNISIEYRIISSNTRYNLVYPFYVGSE
- a CDS encoding phage late control D family protein, producing MPENIVSTVPIFKIKVDGNELSAKSMASVESVIFEEELNTASMFILKLATSDFEKGGWQHVDLKDFHLGSEIKLYMGMDDLVLMIAGEVTSLKPTFSESFSTIEIRGYDRLHRLRFGTKRRTFVDVKDSDIASSIAGEWGLSAKVEDTGTVHPHIYQNNQNDLEFILQRAKRIRYELFVDDRTLHFRSPKESDPASLVLEYRVDLEEFSADLSARYEGDEIVVQGWDYIKKKQVSATSKSERSMSTMNVKNNGTNMTESAFGKFSSYIVDEHPVDNFDAEKLAVARYNKHLVGSVTGDGKCTGIPKLRAGNTIEIKGIGRFSGTYYVTSTSHVIDYSGYKTSFKVRRGGI
- a CDS encoding phage tail protein, which produces MPKSNLLSGKKRVDPYSAYNFIVEIEGLTAAGFTEVSGLDIETEVETIREGGANGIEYKLPKGTKYSNITLKRGITDHDLIWRWYDDAINGKVKRKDGLIFLCDQDGSPLVTWSFVDAYPIKLNGPSLNAITGTIATETLTLAHHGLKRIP
- a CDS encoding PAAR domain-containing protein translates to MGMTAAKQGDQVIATDIHIVLIQAPPGPPIPVPVPHAFTGIIDGNLSGNVKIDGMPAATVDSTATNTPYHVPQGGPFQKSPSNKATINMGSATVRINGKPAARNGDTAITCNDPSDMPIGTVVATGNVFIG
- a CDS encoding DUF6760 family protein yields the protein MLSYPLNQLLEEVAFLAYYFHWDHETIMNMEHRDRQLWCKEVSKINKNLNSNSNEKSILDM
- a CDS encoding baseplate J/gp47 family protein, encoding MAAKTPVLDTRTSEDIYEQSLRLARHYCPELAIPQKRGYFDPDDPGLVILRLFSDMAENLITQFNKIPDKHRLAFFDFMGVNLLSAKPSKVPLTFYLAEGSSGSFVPRGTQVVSSEDSEVVFETTQGLSVVPAKLNAVFSLNSWEDKYTDHSKVVSGEKEKICIFGGDADEKPLDHVFYMGDDILLHMQNLPSELKFHLEGKNLFKEYFDLWYDGNNNLIENPEITSSQDAKKLDIIFNDKTRDIQSIQKFESSSIDGIESFWLHVKPHDTKIVDGTDLPAISNISMDLTVENITPDAAFFNVVPLDMKKGFYPFGEVPKKRDTLYIGSEEVFSKKGATITFDVELEYDEAKNENKNLVLQWEYWNGNGWEPLTVIDNTEAFTRSGQVFIETCPSIPPIEINGQLNKWIRMRVISEKLYETDGRVKSEEDHGFGSLYTTLKRSTHKIRDSLDETDLFSQDKSTVFNPPFIQSINISYSYEGVGIGKLRSFNNFQYRDLAPEEPGKIYETCQEKLPVFYLGFEEDIAGLPVTLFCAVKDKLYGEEPVRIKQSDYQDNFNDNDEATGLVWKYYNGISWKEFSVEDGSDSFRTAGIVSFSAPSDIKPTSQFGKELYWIRVESKDGKWLSCSVLNGIFPNTVWALNNTTSRNEILGSGNGEPDLTFNFSNRPVLEGQLVEVKESNIPSKGELKVIESEVGLDGLRVVEEYGEIKEVWVSWVEVNNFTLSGPLSRHYVLDRANGKIIFGDGNRGMVPHTGKNNIIARHYVSGGGSRGNVSSETITSLKKTIPKIDTVTNHVPSSGGMDMEDIESVIDRFPHIIKNRDRAVTNEDFEWLAHEASQYVARSKCVLKNDTITVIIVPKYEGHTPLPDSGLLRSVEMYLKDRAFFPILHKIKTIGPDYTQINAYVKVRPISLTESVDVLKRVEKTLKIFFHPLKGGPTGKGWNFGQNISTSQVAAVIEDIEGVDYVSEIKLTEGLSGLEKEEIAGVEHLLIEPDSLPCAGLISVEIEE
- a CDS encoding phage tail assembly protein produces the protein MTFQTEFEFTLPQGYVDEDGNLHKDGIMRLATAADEILPLKDPRVQSNPAYLSVILLSRVITKLGTLHSINTRNIENLFIADMAYLQELYQRINENGSDVIKTVCPKCEHMFDVEVNDQGKC